A portion of the Corynebacterium rouxii genome contains these proteins:
- a CDS encoding YbaB/EbfC family nucleoid-associated protein has translation MTQPDMSQILAQAQQMQAKLQEAQREILATTVTGTAGNGLVSIDMQGNGMVSSVTIDPKVVDADDVETLQDLLVGAFAEAHEKLGNLAEQKMGPLSQGFDGLGGMF, from the coding sequence ATGACTCAGCCGGATATGTCCCAGATCCTTGCACAGGCACAACAGATGCAGGCTAAGCTGCAGGAAGCTCAGCGTGAGATCCTTGCTACCACCGTCACCGGTACCGCTGGCAACGGCCTTGTGAGCATCGACATGCAGGGCAACGGCATGGTTTCTTCCGTCACCATCGACCCTAAGGTTGTTGACGCTGACGACGTAGAAACCCTCCAGGACCTGCTCGTTGGCGCATTCGCAGAGGCACACGAGAAGCTCGGAAACCTTGCAGAGCAGAAGATGGGCCCACTGTCTCAGGGCTTCGACGGCCTTGGTGGGATGTTCTAA